ACTCGAATCATTTTTGCCTGGGTCTCAGGTTGACGTTAAGCCCGTCAGGGATTTCGATTCTTACGTCGGCAAAACCATGGACTTCCGGGTCGTGAAGATCAATGAAGCCGCTGAAAATGTGGTTGTAAGTCACAAAGCTTTGCTCGAAGCGGAGCTCGAGGAGCAGCGGAAACGTATTTTGTCCGGACTTGAGAAAGGATTGATTCTCGAAGGAATAGTCAAAGCCATTACCGAGTTCGGCGTGTTTGTCGATCTCGGCGGAGTGGATGGATTGATTCACATCACTGATCTATCGTGGGGCAGGGTTAATCATCCTTCCGAAATCGTGAAACTCGATCAGAAAATACAAGTTGCGGTTACAGATTTCGATGAGGAGAAGAAACGCATCTCGCTTTCAATGAAAGCGCTGCAGCCGGAGCCGTGGAAGAATATCGAAGACAAATATCATGTCGGCCAAAAGGTCAACGGGAAAGTCGTTTCTCTGACTGAATATGGAGCATTTATCGAGATTGAAAAGGGAATCGAAGGCCTCATCCATATATCCGAAATGAGTTGGACTGAACACATCAAACATCCGTCACAGAAAGTCTCAATGGGTCAGACTGTGGATGCCGTCATTCTCAGCCTCGACATCGGGAACAAAAAGCTCTCCTTGGGACTAAAGCAGCTTGAGCCTGATCCTTGGGAACAACTCATTGAAAAGTATCCCACGGGCTCCAAACATAAAGGCATTGTACGCAACCTCACCAACTTTGGAGTATTCCTAGAACTTGAGAGCGGTGTTGATGGGTTGATTCATATTTCAGATCTTTCGTGGACAAAAAAGATCCGGCATCCGGGTGAACTTGTAAAGCGCGGAGATGAAATTGAAGTTGTGGTACTTTCTGTGGACAAGGATCAAAGGAGAATCTCTCTCGGTCACAAACAAGCCCTCGATAATCCCTGGGATAAGTTCGAAGAAACCTTCAAGCTCGGTTCTGAAGCTGAAGGCAAAATTATCAGACATATCGAGAAAGGCGCAATCGTCGAACTTCCCGGAGAGGTCGACGGATTTGTTCCGCATTCTCACATGGCGCCTATGAGCTTGAAGAACTACGTAGCGCACTTTCCTGCAGATGAAAAACTTAAATTCAAAGTCATCGAATTTGACAAGGAGGGAAAGCGGATCGTTCTTAGCATCAACGAATATTTCAAAGACAAAGACCCGGAGTTGTACAAAGAGTTTCTTTCCGCTCATAAGATAAACCCGGACGAAAGGCACGAGAGAAAGCCGCGGAAGTTCGAAAAAAAACCGAAGGATGCGATGACTGAGGAAGCACATCATGATGCACCATCGGAAGGAACCGTGACGGCGGAGTCCGCAAAAGGCAGCGACGAAGCACATTAGCCGGTTTACCGAATAGACCTTCGGCGATCGCGAAGGCGGCATCCTGATTTGCTTTTTGCACGGCTTGATTCTTCCGTGTTTGCCGCTAAATTTTTCTTATGATGGAAAAGAAGCGAGTTGCGTTAGAAAACCTCGGATGCAAGCTGAACTATGCCGAGACGATCCAGATAGAAAAGGAATTTAGGCGTCGCGGGTTTGATATTGTTGATCCTTCTTCTTCTGCCGATATTTTTGTAATAAATACGTGTACGGTTACTCAAAGCGCAGATAGCGACTGCCGCCAGGTGGTCAGGCGGGCACTTCGAACTTCTCCCCAGGCATTTGTCGTGGTCACTGGCTGCTATGCACAGGGCAAACCCGACGAGGTGGCACAAATAGAAGGTGTTGACCTTGTGTTGGGCGCGAAAGAAAAATTCGAGTTGTTCGACCACGTTGACGAATTTACCAAGAATTATCATGCACGAATTTTCGTGGGACCGGTCGAAGATGCGGTAGAGTTTGGCGCTGCAGATTCAGCGGTCCATAATGCACGGTTGCCCGCTGCGAGAGGCGAGCGCACCGAAGCACGATCCGGGGTACAGGCACGTACAAGAGCTTTCCTAAAAGTTCAAGATGGATGCAGCTACAATTGTTCCTATTGTACAATTCCGAAAGTCAGAGGTGTTAGCCGAAGTCCATCAGTTGCGTTTCTTGTGACGCAGGCGGAAGAAATTGCCGCGAATGGATTTAAAGAGGTGGTCCTAAGCGGGGTCAATGTCGGTGATTTCCAGAAGCGAGGCGGCGATTCGTTTTTCAAGCTACTGACCGAGCTTGAGAAGGTGGACGGGATTGAACGAATTAGAATCAGCTCCATAGAGCCGAATCTGCTGACAAAAGACATCGTAAAATTTGTTGCCTCATCGACAAAGTATTGCAAGCATTTTCACGTGCCTCTCCAGAATGGCTGCGATGAAATCTTGAAGAAGATGCGGCGCCGATACGACAGTGTGCAATATCGGGAGATTGTCGAGTATGTGAAGGAGACTATACCTCACGCGGGGATAGGTGCGGATGTCATTGTCGGATTTCCCGGTGAGACACCAGAGTTATTTGAAAAAAGTCTCGGCTTCATAGAAAATTTGCCGTTGTCCTATCTTCATGTTTTTACCTACTCCGAGCGCGAAGGAACTGACGCTACAACGCTTGACGGAATTGTCGACTCGAGGGTTCGCAAGAAAAGGAGCGAAGCCCTTCGAATGCTTTCATCGCGAAAAAGATATGAGTTTAACAGGAAGCATGTGGGCAAGATAATGAAAGTCTTGATTGAAGAAGAAGTCAAGAATGGGAAAATGTTCGGGTTCACTTCTAATTACATTCGAGTCGAGATCGAATCAAACCCCTCAAAAGTAAATGAAATATGCGATGTTCTCATAACCGGTGTCAGCGACAACACAGTCATGGGACGGGTGATTCTATAATGGGAAATGAGTGAAGAAGAGTTGGAAACGAGAAGTCGCAAGTCCAAAGTCGGGGGCCGCATGTCAAAATTCAAGCTTAGTTCATTTTCTTTATTGCTTACACTTTGTTTCTCGTTATCGCTTGACATAAACACGTCGTTTTCTCAATTCATAAGTCCAAGCAAAGCTGTGACAAAACTCGACCTAAGCACGAGTCTTTTGAAAAGCGAAGAAGGGATCAATTCTCTTGATCAGGCTCCGGTCAGACGAAAATCTCCCGGACTTGCGGCATTTATGTCGTTGGCTGTGCCAGGATTAGGAGAACTCTATGCAGGCAGGTATGATGTAGGGAAATATTCCACGATAGCCGAAGTGTCATTATGGGTGTTCTACACTGCCGTAGAAGTTTATTCGGATCAGGTGCGCAGCGACGCGATCAATTACGCAAGGATCTATGCTGGTGCCCAGGTTGAGGGGAAATCCGATCAATTTTTTGTCGACCTTGGAAACTTTCTTAATACCAACGACTACAATATTCAAAAAATCCATAATGGCGAGAACAATTTGATCTACTCGGCTTCTCTTTATCAGTGGCAATGGCAATCGGATGCTGACAGGGCTAAGTTCAAAAGCCTCAGAATCAAAGCTGATGAGTTTCTGAATTACGGCCGGTACGCAGCCGCCGTAATCATATTCAATCATATTGTCAGTGCATTCGATGCCGCGCGGCTTGCCGTGGGCGTCAATGCTTCCGCCGCAACTTCTCTTGATAATTCTCCGAGGACAGAGGGAATTTATTTGAAGCTAGCAGCCTCGTTTTAGGCGAAGCACATGTCGTCTATTGGGGCACTCGGGGATTGTTATCTTAATTGGCTGCAAGCGAGGCGTCATAAGCGTCTACGTCACTGCACCGTCCCATCATCCAAGTATTCTTTCATTCTCACGTCGCTGCTATATTAAACCAGACAGATGCGCAATATCGCCCTCTTAGTCGAATATGATGGTACAGCTTACAATGGCTGGCAGATACAAAAAAATGGCCGAAGCATTCAAGCTACTATTGAGAAGGCTCTGAGCAAGATTCTTCAGGAGAAAATCAAGATCATAGGTGCTGGGAGAACGGATGCTGGAGTTCACGCCGCGGGACAGGTTGCTAATTTCCATGCCCGTTCAAACATGGAAGCGGTAAAAATTGCTTATGCACTCAACGGGATCCTGCCGCAAGACATAGCGATTCGGAAGGCTGCCGATGTGTCAGATGATTTCCATTCACGATTCGACGCGAAATCGCGAGTATACGTCTACAGGATTACTCGTCGGAAAGC
The sequence above is a segment of the Candidatus Acidiferrales bacterium genome. Coding sequences within it:
- the rpsA gene encoding 30S ribosomal protein S1 — its product is MAEGIENPVSGENVSETMTIQKNDETSTRKVQSAKVRLLAGEDSPYSEEELKEMVDLYDKSLKQFDAGEIVKGRVISFTDNDVIVDIGFKSSGLVPKIEFPNLAELKPGDEVEVFLDSVEDQDGQVVLSRRRADFIRIWDRIVSAHDNQTVLQGTVLRRVKGGLMVNLMGLESFLPGSQVDVKPVRDFDSYVGKTMDFRVVKINEAAENVVVSHKALLEAELEEQRKRILSGLEKGLILEGIVKAITEFGVFVDLGGVDGLIHITDLSWGRVNHPSEIVKLDQKIQVAVTDFDEEKKRISLSMKALQPEPWKNIEDKYHVGQKVNGKVVSLTEYGAFIEIEKGIEGLIHISEMSWTEHIKHPSQKVSMGQTVDAVILSLDIGNKKLSLGLKQLEPDPWEQLIEKYPTGSKHKGIVRNLTNFGVFLELESGVDGLIHISDLSWTKKIRHPGELVKRGDEIEVVVLSVDKDQRRISLGHKQALDNPWDKFEETFKLGSEAEGKIIRHIEKGAIVELPGEVDGFVPHSHMAPMSLKNYVAHFPADEKLKFKVIEFDKEGKRIVLSINEYFKDKDPELYKEFLSAHKINPDERHERKPRKFEKKPKDAMTEEAHHDAPSEGTVTAESAKGSDEAH
- the mtaB gene encoding tRNA (N(6)-L-threonylcarbamoyladenosine(37)-C(2))-methylthiotransferase MtaB, with protein sequence MEKKRVALENLGCKLNYAETIQIEKEFRRRGFDIVDPSSSADIFVINTCTVTQSADSDCRQVVRRALRTSPQAFVVVTGCYAQGKPDEVAQIEGVDLVLGAKEKFELFDHVDEFTKNYHARIFVGPVEDAVEFGAADSAVHNARLPAARGERTEARSGVQARTRAFLKVQDGCSYNCSYCTIPKVRGVSRSPSVAFLVTQAEEIAANGFKEVVLSGVNVGDFQKRGGDSFFKLLTELEKVDGIERIRISSIEPNLLTKDIVKFVASSTKYCKHFHVPLQNGCDEILKKMRRRYDSVQYREIVEYVKETIPHAGIGADVIVGFPGETPELFEKSLGFIENLPLSYLHVFTYSEREGTDATTLDGIVDSRVRKKRSEALRMLSSRKRYEFNRKHVGKIMKVLIEEEVKNGKMFGFTSNYIRVEIESNPSKVNEICDVLITGVSDNTVMGRVIL